A genomic stretch from Coregonus clupeaformis isolate EN_2021a chromosome 23, ASM2061545v1, whole genome shotgun sequence includes:
- the LOC121536981 gene encoding coiled-coil domain-containing protein 141 isoform X1, whose protein sequence is MSNKGDTGGQPAATTTISTIAVQAGDSQIIVTVLKCGELVKLQLTEANPNLLEIGSNQDETKKLLDEHQQLLIKLKKHEAGLWALLEEADRTAEEKKENEGEVYEAMANSLSDAWRTLVLLLEKRRSLLHLASEFFDRALEFAIRIDEAEEFQSREQELADAECLKELLLKHSVMKRGLLEKSMLVLNKSRDLLDFLREFQIEEALQRSEALRGARSSCGRVESLMEILQDRRRQVDQHMKQQLLDLEVILSIYQWDRQEQEVTHWFKSNADLHFERDHLGSTLTENEELLQEYKKFEEKAKDWSELVRKLLAQASELLAGEAEGRAEAEKGHVSERSLALKALHEHFWNLMMGRLAHLQESNAFFSSANKAFGVLGTVESKLKGLKSQTLRLPELAKKHEELLRSIKESATDPLQRGQLILQKVDPQSTQVEGVKRMLGYVRDRVDALSRECHAHRALATKRQQLVSSCEDLIDKISVWLKSSNGVLSSNTEPGSLLSQSEDMLNKHLELSSQTQETASEAEAMAEQIKELKTLECPEATEFSNKGSLLEEEVKTVTRNITSRIENIRPYVGFLRIAEEVEEQMQSLHESYNRTPEEENEESGVTSKEIADAKWQSMLESFLAMQDLGNNYINSSNMVSENLNLNVRAAIGVVEKTMEELNKKKVDLSDLWTSWQLHVNQVKSIKKQWKKYKEQLKKTVHDLKSVEEILVPTSKIDLGSDLQTVSKLLENFSLAKPQFLQLNAEVEYMVKTSELLALKGIPIKEKSEKVTEMLHLHQRVKDKIKEYESVLKMAVKFHQLYEELDKLLTSEPVTGFSETSQAKIQLIQHQDRQSHVRHLYKLAISLGGDISNTVQQSHASGFAVRRLQERLERLERGCVNWSAEANRCEESLTSNLHYCVFKEEITELRESFKDLKKKFNNLKFNYMKRNDKSRNLKAVKNQIQQIEIYNEKLQVLKKRMQAFTVKVTSSTEKHLIGSSPREIEDAVNELQRQLGDFDKTVEEYRQNLDMSVKLQQAMEEYQFWCDEASATIVRVGKYSSQCKTREAVSILYKQFEKFVWPTVPQQEERISQITELAVRLHGVEEGKKYMEKTLTKHNEIVESIKELCNGLMDLEAKLQTEALKEEPEIKKLDNVIQEENKQEQKSNQETEKAEMYPQEALDVQSELKETGHTPELTMGGNGKEVPIKTLEDTRSKKPQIPKTRSKDLPDKLHPEHHNKVLSESRYHTQEAYSETSRVETITSRSMQERKEQLSTSFCCTHTFNLSCSPLERDRKVHALHQAGIRSLVTPPPPTIPPPPAVDSAPCFSDIQREFQKKERRNFPGFHTSNTDQVGLLTGEPFSQDASHLLPPAGGLTEGNLQRHNLMTEESLSNDEYECTSPDDISLPPLSETPESNIVLSENDMDLDGFCLSSQSHTIHINQYSHQFHSTHNNENNSQSQQRIREQTESCPSPTGGLNIKFREESSSFVHSPLTAPAPSLVSNTLSSILKSKGIPNLPKPNLPNILPVGPLGLNECHQTMYSVHESSVTETQECVHDPSSVMVRGAAAPAAFPAAATTRSLNTHASPSPLTTTAVTLTDHGQDPDLFKSTAIREEIRLPGTNRSVGSTLAGQGPPHFSKLLSSTTVMEVSPVTLEVEVTGFPEPTLTWFKNGEKLTNDEHIELSQKEGKHALFIQRVTETDAGLYVCRAVNSSGTLSSSAALQVKAANNSCPDPNCPLLKLDWYTCFGTLCFLLYLLYLLLL, encoded by the exons TTTGCTATCAGAATAGATGAGGCAGAAGAGTTCCAGAGCAGAGAGCAGGAGCTGGCGGATGCTGAGTGTCTGAAAGAACTGCTCCTGAAACACAGTGTTATGAAGAGAG gTCTCCTGGAGAAGTCCATGCTGGTTCTGAATAAGAGCCGTGATCTTCTAGACTTCCTGAGAGAGTTCCAGATAGAGGAGGCTCTACAGAGGAGTGAGGCGTTACGGGGTGCTCGCAGCAGCTGTGGCCGGGTGGAGAGTCTTATGGAGATACTGcaggacaggaggagacaggtggaccAGCACATGAAGCAGCAGCTCCTTGACCTGGAAGTCATCCTCAGCATCTACCAATGGGATCGGCAGGAACAGGAA GTAACCCACTGGTTCAAGAGCAATGCTGACTTGCACTTTGAAAGAGATCATTTGGGATCAACCCTCACTGAAAATGAAGAGCTCCTTCAGGAATACAAGAAGTTTGAAGAAAAAGCCAAG GACTGGAGCGAGTTGGTGAGGAAGCTGCTAGCCCAGGCCTCAGAGCTGCTAGCGGGAGAAGCAGAGGGCCGGGCTGAGGCTGAGAAGGGACATGTCTCTGAGAGGAGTCTGGCTCTCAAAGCCCTGCACGAGCACTTCTGGAACCTGATGATGGGCCGCCTCGCACACCTACAGGAGAGCAATGCTTTCTTTAGCAGCGCCAACAAG GCTTTTGGGGTCCTGGGAACTGTTGAGAGTAAACTAAAGGGGTTGAAGAGCCAGACACTACGGTTGCCTGAGTTGGCCAAAAAGCACGAGGAGCTGCTGCGAAGCATCAAAGAGTCAGCCACCGACCCTCTTCAGAGAGGACAGCTCATACTACAGAAGGTTGACCCACAGAG TACCCAAGTGGAAGGGGTGAAAAGGATGTTGGGATATGTGAGAGACCGGGTTGATGCTCTGAGCCGGGAATGCCACGCCCACCGAGCACTGGCAACCAAGAGACAGCAGCTGGTGTCCTCATGTGAAGACCTCATAGACAAG ATCTCGGTGTGGCTAAAGAGCAGCAATGGTGTCCTCTCCAGCAACACTGAGCCAGGCTCCCTGCTCTCCCAGTCTGAAGACATGCTCAACAAACACCTGGAACTCTCCTCACAAACACAG GAAACAGCCAGTGAGGCAGAGGCCATGGCAGAACAGATAAAGGAACTGAAAACACTGGAGTGTCCTGAAGCCACTGAGTTCTCCAACAAAGGATCACTGCTAGAAGAGGAGGTGAAGACAGTCACCAGAAACATCACATCCCGCATTGAGAACATCAGACCATACGTGGGCTTCTTGCGAATTGCTGAGGAG GTGGAGGAGCAGATGCAGAGTCTACATGAGAGCTATAACAGGACGCcagaggaggagaacgaggagagtGGAGTCACGTCTAAGGAGATCGCTGATGCTAAGTGGCAGTCCATGTTGGAAAGCTTCCTCGCCATGCAGGACCTGGGAAATAACTACATCAACTCATCTAACATG GTGAGTGAGAACCTGAACCTGAATGTGAGGGCAGCCATCGGTGTGGTGGAGAAGACCATGGAGGAGCTGAACAAGAAGAAGGTGGACCTGTCCGACCTCTGGACCTCCTGGCAGCTCCACGTCAATCAGGTGAAGTCCATCAAGAAACAGTGGAAGAAATACAAAGAACAACTTAAAAAG ACTGTTCATGACCTGAAGAGTGTGGAGGAGATTCTTGTCCCGACCTCTAAAATAGATCTGGGAAGTGACCTTCAGACTGTGTCCAAGCTACTGGAGAACTTTAGCCTAGCTAAGCCCCAGTTCCTG CAACTGAATGCGGAGGTAGAATACatggtgaagacatcagaactgtTGGCATTGAAAGGAATTCCTATCAAAGAGAAGAGTGAGAAGGTTACAGAGATGCTTCACCTTCATCAGAGAGTAAAAGATAAAATCAAAGAGTACGAGTCTGTCCTCAAGATGGCCGTGAAGTTCCACCAGCTTTATGAAGAG CTGGATAAGCTGTTAACATCGGAGCCTGTGACAGGGTTCAGCGAGACGAGCCAGGCTAAGATCCAGCTGATCCAACACCAGGACAGACAGAGCCACGTTAGACACCTGTACAAGCTGGCTATCTCTCTGGGAGGAGACATCAGTAACACTGTCCAGCAGTCG CATGCCTCAGGGTTTGCAGTGCGGCGTCTGCAGGAGCGtctggagagactggagagaggctGTGTGAACTGGAGCGCTGAGGCCAACAGGTGTGAAGAGAGCCTCACCAGCAACCTGCACTACTGTGTCTTCAAGGAGGAGATCACTGAG CTGAGAGAGTCATTCAAGGACCTCAAGAAGAAATTCAACAACTTGAAGTTCAATTATATGAAGAGAAACGACAAGTCAAGGAACCTGAAAGCAGTAAAAAACCAAATCCAGCAGATAGAGATTTATAATGAAAAGTTACAG GTATTGAAGAAGAGAATGCAGGCTTTCACAGTGAAAGTAACGTCCAGCACAGAGAAGCATCTGATAGGCAGTAGCCCCAGAGAGATAGAGGATGCTGTTAATGAGCTACAGAGACAGCTGGGGGACTTTGACAAGACTGTGGAGGAGTACAGGCAGAACCTGGACATGAGCGTGAAGCTGCAGCAAGCTATGGAGGAG TATCAGTTCTGGTGTGATGAAGCAAGTGCTACGATTGTGAGGGTAGGGAAGTACTCTTCCCAGTGTAAGACCAGGGAAGCAGTGTCTATTCTATACAAGCAGTTTGAGAAGTTTGTTTGGCCCACTGTGCCCCAGCAAGAGGAGAGGATCAGCCAAATCACAGAACTGGCTGTCCGTCTGCATG GTGTTGAGGAGGGAAAGAAGTATATGGAGAAAACTCTCACCAAACACAATGAGATAGTGGAATCGATAAAGGAACTTTGTAATGGATTAATGGATTTGGAGGCTAAACTACAG ACTGAGGCTTTGAAGGAGGAGCCTGAAATAAAAAAGTTGGATAATGTCATACAAGAGGAAAACAAACAAGAGCAAAAATCAAACCAAGAAACAGAGAAAGCTGAGATGTACCCCCAGGAGGCTCTTGATGTG CAGTCTGAGCTGAAAGAAACTGGACACACTCCTGAACTAACCATGGGAGGGAATGGAAAAGAGGTACCCATCAAAACATTAGAAGATACAAGAAGCAAGAAACCTCAAATCCCCAAAACAAGGAGCAAGGACCTACCAGACAAACTCCACCCAGAACATCACAACAAAGTGTTATCAGAGAGCAG gtatCACACCCAGGAGGCATACTCAGAGACCAGCAGAGTGGAGACTATCACCAGCAGGTCGATGCAGGAGAGAAAAGAGCAGCTGAGCACCTCTTTCTGCTGCACACACACCTTCAACCTGTCTTGTTCACCGCTGGAGAGGGACAGGAAAGTCCATGCGCTCCACCAGGCAGGGATCAGGTCTCtggtcacccctcctcctcctactatTCCTCCTCCCCCTGCCGTCGATTCGGCTCCCTGCTTCTCTGATATACAGAGAGAGTTccagaagaaggagaggaggaacttCCCTGGGTTTCATACTTCTAATACTGATCAGGTTGGTCTTCTTACA GGCGAGCCTTTCTCCCAAGATGCATCACACCTGCTGCCGCCCGCAGGTGGTCTGACGGAGGGGAACCTTCAACGGCATAACCTCATGACAGAAGAGTCCCTGTCCAATGACGAATATGAGTGCACATCCCCCGACGACATCTCTCTGCCCCCGCTCTCCGAGACCCCAGAGTCCAACATCGTCCTATCAGAGAATGACATGGACCTGGATGGTTTCTGTCTCAGCTCCCAGTCCCACACCATTCACATCAACCAGTACAGCCACCAGTTCCACTCCACACATAATAATGAAAACAACAGCCAGAGCCAACAGAGGATCAGAGAGCAAACTGAAAGCTGTCCCTCTCCTACAGGCGGTCTCAACATCAAGTTCAGAGAGGAGTCCTCTTCTTTTGTCCACAGCCCCCTGACTGCCCCAGCACCGAGCCTGGTCTCAAACACACTCTCCAGTATTCTGAAAAGCAAGGGAATCCCCAACCTTCCAAAACCCAACCTCCCAAATATTCTACCAGTAGGCCCCCTAGGCCTAAACGAGTGCCACCAGACCATGTATTCTGTGCATGAGAGCTCTGTCACAGAGACGCAGGAGTGTGTGCATGACCCAAGCAGCGTGATGGTCCGAGGAGCTGCCGCCCCCGCTGCGTTCCCCGCTGCTGCCACCACTCGCTCTCTTAACACGCATGCTTCCCCCTCCCCATTAACCACCACAGCAGTCACACTCACAGACCATGGCCAAGACCCAGACCTCTTCAAGTCCACAGCCATCAGAGAAGAAATCAGGCTGCCTGGTACCAACCGGTCCGTGGGGAGCACCCTAGCAGGCCAGGGCCCTCCTCACTTCTCCAAACTACTGTCTAGTACCACAGTTATGGAGGTGTCGCCTGTGACCCTGGAAGTGGAGGTCACTGGATTTCCAGAGCCTACTTTAACATG GTTCAAGAATGGAGAGAAACTGACCAATGATGAGCACATAGAACTGTCACAAAAAGAAGGCAAACATGCATTGTTCATACAGAGGGTCACTGAGACCGACGCAGGCCTCTATGTGTGCCGGGCCGTCAACTCAAGCGGCACCCTATCCTCTAGCGCCGCTCTTCAGGTGAAAGCAGCTAACAACAGCTGTCCCGATCCCAACTGCCCTCTTCTCAAGCTGGACTGGTACACTTGTTTCGGTACTCTGTGTTTTCTCCTGTACCTCCTGTACTTACTGCTGTTATGA
- the LOC121536981 gene encoding coiled-coil domain-containing protein 141 isoform X4, whose translation MSNKGDTGGQPAATTTISTIAVQAGDSQIIVTVLKCGELVKLQLTEANPNLLEIGSNQDETKKLLDEHQQLLIKLKKHEAGLWALLEEADRTAEEKKENEGEVYEAMANSLSDAWRTLVLLLEKRRSLLHLASEFFDRALEFAIRIDEAEEFQSREQELADAECLKELLLKHSVMKRGLLEKSMLVLNKSRDLLDFLREFQIEEALQRSEALRGARSSCGRVESLMEILQDRRRQVDQHMKQQLLDLEVILSIYQWDRQEQEVTHWFKSNADLHFERDHLGSTLTENEELLQEYKKFEEKAKDWSELVRKLLAQASELLAGEAEGRAEAEKGHVSERSLALKALHEHFWNLMMGRLAHLQESNAFFSSANKAFGVLGTVESKLKGLKSQTLRLPELAKKHEELLRSIKESATDPLQRGQLILQKVDPQSTQVEGVKRMLGYVRDRVDALSRECHAHRALATKRQQLVSSCEDLIDKISVWLKSSNGVLSSNTEPGSLLSQSEDMLNKHLELSSQTQETASEAEAMAEQIKELKTLECPEATEFSNKGSLLEEEVKTVTRNITSRIENIRPYVGFLRIAEEVEEQMQSLHESYNRTPEEENEESGVTSKEIADAKWQSMLESFLAMQDLGNNYINSSNMVSENLNLNVRAAIGVVEKTMEELNKKKVDLSDLWTSWQLHVNQVKSIKKQWKKYKEQLKKTVHDLKSVEEILVPTSKIDLGSDLQTVSKLLENFSLAKPQFLQLNAEVEYMVKTSELLALKGIPIKEKSEKVTEMLHLHQRVKDKIKEYESVLKMAVKFHQLYEELDKLLTSEPVTGFSETSQAKIQLIQHQDRQSHVRHLYKLAISLGGDISNTVQQSHASGFAVRRLQERLERLERGCVNWSAEANRCEESLTSNLHYCVFKEEITELRESFKDLKKKFNNLKFNYMKRNDKSRNLKAVKNQIQQIEIYNEKLQVLKKRMQAFTVKVTSSTEKHLIGSSPREIEDAVNELQRQLGDFDKTVEEYRQNLDMSVKLQQAMEEYQFWCDEASATIVRVGKYSSQCKTREAVSILYKQFEKFVWPTVPQQEERISQITELAVRLHGVEEGKKYMEKTLTKHNEIVESIKELCNGLMDLEAKLQTEALKEEPEIKKLDNVIQEENKQEQKSNQETEKAEMYPQEALDVQSELKETGHTPELTMGGNGKEVPIKTLEDTRSKKPQIPKTRSKDLPDKLHPEHHNKVLSESRYHTQEAYSETSRVETITSRSMQERKEQLSTSFCCTHTFNLSCSPLERDRKVHALHQAGIRSLVTPPPPTIPPPPAVDSAPCFSDIQREFQKKERRNFPGFHTSNTDQVGLLTGEPFSQDASHLLPPAGGLTEGNLQRHNLMTEESLSNDEYECTSPDDISLPPLSETPESNIVLSENDMDLDGFCLSSQSHTIHINQYSHQFHSTHNNENNSQSQQRIREQTESCPSPTGGLNIKFREESSSFVHSPLTAPAPSLVSNTLSSILKSKGIPNLPKPNLPNILPVGPLGLNECHQTMYSVHESSVTETQECVHDPSSVMVRGAAAPAAFPAAATTRSLNTHASPSPLTTTAVTLTDHGQDPDLFKSTAIREEIRLPGTNRSVGSTLAGQGPPHFSKLLSSTTVMEVSPVTLEVEVTGFPEPTLTWWVAHRH comes from the exons TTTGCTATCAGAATAGATGAGGCAGAAGAGTTCCAGAGCAGAGAGCAGGAGCTGGCGGATGCTGAGTGTCTGAAAGAACTGCTCCTGAAACACAGTGTTATGAAGAGAG gTCTCCTGGAGAAGTCCATGCTGGTTCTGAATAAGAGCCGTGATCTTCTAGACTTCCTGAGAGAGTTCCAGATAGAGGAGGCTCTACAGAGGAGTGAGGCGTTACGGGGTGCTCGCAGCAGCTGTGGCCGGGTGGAGAGTCTTATGGAGATACTGcaggacaggaggagacaggtggaccAGCACATGAAGCAGCAGCTCCTTGACCTGGAAGTCATCCTCAGCATCTACCAATGGGATCGGCAGGAACAGGAA GTAACCCACTGGTTCAAGAGCAATGCTGACTTGCACTTTGAAAGAGATCATTTGGGATCAACCCTCACTGAAAATGAAGAGCTCCTTCAGGAATACAAGAAGTTTGAAGAAAAAGCCAAG GACTGGAGCGAGTTGGTGAGGAAGCTGCTAGCCCAGGCCTCAGAGCTGCTAGCGGGAGAAGCAGAGGGCCGGGCTGAGGCTGAGAAGGGACATGTCTCTGAGAGGAGTCTGGCTCTCAAAGCCCTGCACGAGCACTTCTGGAACCTGATGATGGGCCGCCTCGCACACCTACAGGAGAGCAATGCTTTCTTTAGCAGCGCCAACAAG GCTTTTGGGGTCCTGGGAACTGTTGAGAGTAAACTAAAGGGGTTGAAGAGCCAGACACTACGGTTGCCTGAGTTGGCCAAAAAGCACGAGGAGCTGCTGCGAAGCATCAAAGAGTCAGCCACCGACCCTCTTCAGAGAGGACAGCTCATACTACAGAAGGTTGACCCACAGAG TACCCAAGTGGAAGGGGTGAAAAGGATGTTGGGATATGTGAGAGACCGGGTTGATGCTCTGAGCCGGGAATGCCACGCCCACCGAGCACTGGCAACCAAGAGACAGCAGCTGGTGTCCTCATGTGAAGACCTCATAGACAAG ATCTCGGTGTGGCTAAAGAGCAGCAATGGTGTCCTCTCCAGCAACACTGAGCCAGGCTCCCTGCTCTCCCAGTCTGAAGACATGCTCAACAAACACCTGGAACTCTCCTCACAAACACAG GAAACAGCCAGTGAGGCAGAGGCCATGGCAGAACAGATAAAGGAACTGAAAACACTGGAGTGTCCTGAAGCCACTGAGTTCTCCAACAAAGGATCACTGCTAGAAGAGGAGGTGAAGACAGTCACCAGAAACATCACATCCCGCATTGAGAACATCAGACCATACGTGGGCTTCTTGCGAATTGCTGAGGAG GTGGAGGAGCAGATGCAGAGTCTACATGAGAGCTATAACAGGACGCcagaggaggagaacgaggagagtGGAGTCACGTCTAAGGAGATCGCTGATGCTAAGTGGCAGTCCATGTTGGAAAGCTTCCTCGCCATGCAGGACCTGGGAAATAACTACATCAACTCATCTAACATG GTGAGTGAGAACCTGAACCTGAATGTGAGGGCAGCCATCGGTGTGGTGGAGAAGACCATGGAGGAGCTGAACAAGAAGAAGGTGGACCTGTCCGACCTCTGGACCTCCTGGCAGCTCCACGTCAATCAGGTGAAGTCCATCAAGAAACAGTGGAAGAAATACAAAGAACAACTTAAAAAG ACTGTTCATGACCTGAAGAGTGTGGAGGAGATTCTTGTCCCGACCTCTAAAATAGATCTGGGAAGTGACCTTCAGACTGTGTCCAAGCTACTGGAGAACTTTAGCCTAGCTAAGCCCCAGTTCCTG CAACTGAATGCGGAGGTAGAATACatggtgaagacatcagaactgtTGGCATTGAAAGGAATTCCTATCAAAGAGAAGAGTGAGAAGGTTACAGAGATGCTTCACCTTCATCAGAGAGTAAAAGATAAAATCAAAGAGTACGAGTCTGTCCTCAAGATGGCCGTGAAGTTCCACCAGCTTTATGAAGAG CTGGATAAGCTGTTAACATCGGAGCCTGTGACAGGGTTCAGCGAGACGAGCCAGGCTAAGATCCAGCTGATCCAACACCAGGACAGACAGAGCCACGTTAGACACCTGTACAAGCTGGCTATCTCTCTGGGAGGAGACATCAGTAACACTGTCCAGCAGTCG CATGCCTCAGGGTTTGCAGTGCGGCGTCTGCAGGAGCGtctggagagactggagagaggctGTGTGAACTGGAGCGCTGAGGCCAACAGGTGTGAAGAGAGCCTCACCAGCAACCTGCACTACTGTGTCTTCAAGGAGGAGATCACTGAG CTGAGAGAGTCATTCAAGGACCTCAAGAAGAAATTCAACAACTTGAAGTTCAATTATATGAAGAGAAACGACAAGTCAAGGAACCTGAAAGCAGTAAAAAACCAAATCCAGCAGATAGAGATTTATAATGAAAAGTTACAG GTATTGAAGAAGAGAATGCAGGCTTTCACAGTGAAAGTAACGTCCAGCACAGAGAAGCATCTGATAGGCAGTAGCCCCAGAGAGATAGAGGATGCTGTTAATGAGCTACAGAGACAGCTGGGGGACTTTGACAAGACTGTGGAGGAGTACAGGCAGAACCTGGACATGAGCGTGAAGCTGCAGCAAGCTATGGAGGAG TATCAGTTCTGGTGTGATGAAGCAAGTGCTACGATTGTGAGGGTAGGGAAGTACTCTTCCCAGTGTAAGACCAGGGAAGCAGTGTCTATTCTATACAAGCAGTTTGAGAAGTTTGTTTGGCCCACTGTGCCCCAGCAAGAGGAGAGGATCAGCCAAATCACAGAACTGGCTGTCCGTCTGCATG GTGTTGAGGAGGGAAAGAAGTATATGGAGAAAACTCTCACCAAACACAATGAGATAGTGGAATCGATAAAGGAACTTTGTAATGGATTAATGGATTTGGAGGCTAAACTACAG ACTGAGGCTTTGAAGGAGGAGCCTGAAATAAAAAAGTTGGATAATGTCATACAAGAGGAAAACAAACAAGAGCAAAAATCAAACCAAGAAACAGAGAAAGCTGAGATGTACCCCCAGGAGGCTCTTGATGTG CAGTCTGAGCTGAAAGAAACTGGACACACTCCTGAACTAACCATGGGAGGGAATGGAAAAGAGGTACCCATCAAAACATTAGAAGATACAAGAAGCAAGAAACCTCAAATCCCCAAAACAAGGAGCAAGGACCTACCAGACAAACTCCACCCAGAACATCACAACAAAGTGTTATCAGAGAGCAG gtatCACACCCAGGAGGCATACTCAGAGACCAGCAGAGTGGAGACTATCACCAGCAGGTCGATGCAGGAGAGAAAAGAGCAGCTGAGCACCTCTTTCTGCTGCACACACACCTTCAACCTGTCTTGTTCACCGCTGGAGAGGGACAGGAAAGTCCATGCGCTCCACCAGGCAGGGATCAGGTCTCtggtcacccctcctcctcctactatTCCTCCTCCCCCTGCCGTCGATTCGGCTCCCTGCTTCTCTGATATACAGAGAGAGTTccagaagaaggagaggaggaacttCCCTGGGTTTCATACTTCTAATACTGATCAGGTTGGTCTTCTTACA GGCGAGCCTTTCTCCCAAGATGCATCACACCTGCTGCCGCCCGCAGGTGGTCTGACGGAGGGGAACCTTCAACGGCATAACCTCATGACAGAAGAGTCCCTGTCCAATGACGAATATGAGTGCACATCCCCCGACGACATCTCTCTGCCCCCGCTCTCCGAGACCCCAGAGTCCAACATCGTCCTATCAGAGAATGACATGGACCTGGATGGTTTCTGTCTCAGCTCCCAGTCCCACACCATTCACATCAACCAGTACAGCCACCAGTTCCACTCCACACATAATAATGAAAACAACAGCCAGAGCCAACAGAGGATCAGAGAGCAAACTGAAAGCTGTCCCTCTCCTACAGGCGGTCTCAACATCAAGTTCAGAGAGGAGTCCTCTTCTTTTGTCCACAGCCCCCTGACTGCCCCAGCACCGAGCCTGGTCTCAAACACACTCTCCAGTATTCTGAAAAGCAAGGGAATCCCCAACCTTCCAAAACCCAACCTCCCAAATATTCTACCAGTAGGCCCCCTAGGCCTAAACGAGTGCCACCAGACCATGTATTCTGTGCATGAGAGCTCTGTCACAGAGACGCAGGAGTGTGTGCATGACCCAAGCAGCGTGATGGTCCGAGGAGCTGCCGCCCCCGCTGCGTTCCCCGCTGCTGCCACCACTCGCTCTCTTAACACGCATGCTTCCCCCTCCCCATTAACCACCACAGCAGTCACACTCACAGACCATGGCCAAGACCCAGACCTCTTCAAGTCCACAGCCATCAGAGAAGAAATCAGGCTGCCTGGTACCAACCGGTCCGTGGGGAGCACCCTAGCAGGCCAGGGCCCTCCTCACTTCTCCAAACTACTGTCTAGTACCACAGTTATGGAGGTGTCGCCTGTGACCCTGGAAGTGGAGGTCACTGGATTTCCAGAGCCTACTTTAACATGGTGGGTAGCTCATAGGCATTAG